The Pristiophorus japonicus isolate sPriJap1 chromosome 3, sPriJap1.hap1, whole genome shotgun sequence genome has a segment encoding these proteins:
- the LOC139260167 gene encoding BLOC-2 complex member HPS6: protein MSRSPLRRLSARPRPGPGGTVLGPGLGERPGPGGTLAARLTERGRAELWGRRGAGDWQLLQAAELCAGPRARARLLSAAWDGRSVSWCEERPRSEAPGPARAAAPRHCVCSRSLAPGDGPASAPGPVRILLHNSPACRVLAAGEAVYLLPGPGNGPSDCPVPGNRSSNSHSNTYSNGPSNRPGSSNCPSNGPSNCPGSSNCPSNGPSNCPGSSNSPSPGNSPSNSPRSNLAKFILVWCPQEDTLTITSLARGPLCTRRLLAGDSDFRKLVADAVGLLPALPPLDVRAVHPSPAGLLLATANGEVSLVRNDGTVRLLCRLSQGPPAEASLMMELCGTTLACALGRTLHLYDTETGRLMEETALEVRPLALLPCRETGEIQLLAEDGVYALGPDPGHSETTPGIRRDKSKPREMLEQLVLEEACKYYQKRSLSRSRLTVEKLKSDAMFQAPLALCSILQNHLNLSKSGHCNQEIHAKLHSIMSGEIQGYASLEEAKSCIVNASESKVATYVEDITEQEIQRLFHCQLDREALIYLNSIFNTFPKEAWMAVKRALHLHQSREGLLSARATAEMWRVVLSPGLPPDQQGTTNGAVAVFELICRLLYCFHPKWLPRFVELTQQHLAACRNYRGGEGPENTPLYKRALSVIPSVRDGGADDSTETAIELLLCSERPNAIIQAVRILIERRLWQRAVKVTQRFSGQGPLLKKELFAAMLVQVSRHRALDPYLEEIWELCPEETTAADILDIVLRPTTGHQSGPYPSEGGQLTVGLLRPLLAKVLARSEARRGGESAEDLKTLVFPPPTPPRQKKAAVQLEMQTSDLLNSEL, encoded by the coding sequence ATGAGCCGCTCCCCGCTCCGCCGTCTGTCGGCGCGGCCGCGGCCGGGCCCCGGGGGGACAGTGTTGGGTCCGGGGCTGGGGGAGAGGCCGGGGCCCGGGGGGACCCTGGCCGCCCGGCTCACTGAGCGGGGCCGGGCCGAGCTGTGGGGCAGGCGGGGGGCCGGGGACTGGCAGCTGCTGCAGGCCGCCGAGTTGTGCGCCGGCCCCCGGGCTCGGGCCCGCCTGCTGTCGGCCGCCTGGGACGGCCGCTCGGTCAGCTGGTGCGAGGAGAGGCCGCGGTCCGAGGCCCCCGGCCCGGCAAGAGCCGCCGCCCCCCGGCACTGCGTGTGTAGTCGGAGCCTGGCCCCGGGGGATGGCCCGGCCTCGGCCCCCGGGCCCGTCCGCATCCTCCTGCACAACAGCCCGGCCTGCCGGGTGCTGGCGGCGGGGGAGGCCGTGTACCTGCTGCCGGGGCCTGGCAACGGGCCTAGCGACTGTCCCGTGCCTGGCAATAGGTCGAGCAACAGCCATAGTAATACCTACAGCAACGGCCCTAGCAACCGCCCCGGATCTAGCAACTGCCCTAGTAACGGCCCTAGCAACTGCCCCGGGTCTAGCAACTGCCCTAGTAACGGCCCTAGCAACTGCCCCGGGTCCAGCAACAGTCCCAGCCCTGGTAACAGCCCTAGCAACAGCCCCCGAAGTAATTTGGCCAAGTTCATCCTGGTCTGGTGCCCGCAGGAGGACACCTTGACCATCACCAGCCTGGCCCGAGGACCCCTGTGCACCAGGAGACTGCTTGCCGGGGACTCCGACTTCAGGAAGCTTGTGGCGGACGCCGTGGGCCTCTTGCCCGCCCTCCCGCCGCTGGACGTCCGGGCGGTCCACCCCTCTCCGGCCGGGCTCCTGTTGGCTACGGCCAACGGAGAGGTCAGCCTGGTCCGCAACGACGGGACCGTGCGGCTCCTCTGCCGGCTGAGCCAGGGCCCCCCGGCTGAGGCCTCGTTGATGATGGAGCTCTGCGGGACCACCTTGGCCTGCGCGCTGGGTAGGACGCTGCATCTTTACGACACCGAGACAGGCAGGCTGATGGAGGAGACGGCCCTGGAGGTCCGGCCCCTGGCCCTGCTGCCCTGCCGGGAAACGGGCGAAATCCAACTGCTGGCAGAGGACGGTGTCTACGCCCTGGGGCCTGACCCCGGTCACTCCGAGACCACCCCGGGGATCCGCCGGGACAAGAGCAAACCCCGCGAGATGCTCGAGCAGCTGGTTTTGGAGGAAGCCTGCAAGTATTACCAGAAGAGGAGCTTGAGCCGCAGCAGGTTGACGGTGGAGAAGCTGAAAAGCGATGCAATGTTCCAGGCACCTCTCGCCCTGTGCTCCATCTTGCAGAACCATCTCAATCTCAGCAAGTCCGGCCACTGTAACCAGGAGATCCATGCCAAACTGCACAGCATCATGTCAGGGGAGATTCAGGGCTACGCGAGCTTGGAGGAAGCCAAATCCTGCATCGTAAACGCGTCGGAGAGCAAGGTCGCCACTTACGTCGAGGATATAACCGAGCAGGAGATTCAGAGGCTCTTCCACTGCCAGCTGGACCGGGAAGCTTTGATCTACTTGAATTCCATTTTCAACACCTTCCCAAAGGAAGCGTGGATGGCCGTCAAAAGGGCCCTGCACCTGCACCAGAGCAGGGAGGGGCTCCTCTCGGCCAGAGCCACGGCTGAGATGTGGAGGGTGGTTCTGAGCCCGGGCCTCCCGCCCGACCAGCAGGGCACCACCAATGGGGCAGTGGCTGTCTTCGAGCTGATTTGTCGCCTGCTCTACTGCTTCCATCCCAAGTGGCTGCCGAGGTTCGTCGAGCTGACCCAGCAGCACCTGGCCGCCTGCCGGAACTACAGGGGCGGCGAGGGTCCCGAGAACACCCCGCTGTACAAGAGGGCGCTGTCGGTCATCCCGTCGGTGCGTGATGGAGGGGCCGACGACTCCACGGAAACCGCCATCGAGCTCCTGCTGTGCAGCGAGAGGCCCAACGCAATTATCCAAGCGGTGCGGATCCTGATCGAGCGGAGGCTGTGGCAGAGGGCGGTGAAGGTCACCCAGCGGTTCTCTGGGCAGGGCCCTCTGCTGAAGAAGGAGCTCTTTGCCGCCATGCTGGTCCAGGTCTCCCGGCACCGTGCCCTGGACCCTTACCTGGAGGAGATCTGGGAGCTGTGCCCCGAGGAGACCACGGCCGCCGACATACTGGACATTGTCCTGAGACCCACCACGGGCCACCAATCCGGGCCGTACCCGAGCGAGGGGGGCCAGCTGACCGTCGGGCTCCTGCGCCCTCTGCTGGCCAAAGTGCTGGCGCGGAGCGAAGCTCGGCGGGGTGGGGAAAGCGCCGAGGATCTGAAGACGCTGGTCTTCCCTCCGCCCACGCCGCCCAGGCAAAAGAAGGCGGCTGTTCAATTGGAGATGCAGACTTCTGACCTTCTGAACTCTGAACTCTGA